GCCGAGCATGTCGATGGCGTGCTTGCGGGCGACCTGCTTGGAGACGTCGTTGTGGATGCGGTACGCCTCGATGATCTGGTGGCCGACCGAGTAGAACGGGTGCATCGACGACAGCGGATCCTGGAAGATCATCGCCATCTTCTTGCCGCGCAGCCGGCGCACGTGCTCGGCGGAGGCGCCGATGAGCTCCTCGCCGTCGAGCCAGATCTCGCCGGCGAGCCGCGCCCTGCCGCCCTTGTGCAGGCCCAGGATGCCGAGGCTGGTCACGCTCTTGCCGGAGCCCGACTCGCCCACGATGCCCAGGGTCCTGCCTCGCTCCAGGCTGAAGGACAGCCCGTCGACGGACTTGACCAGGCCGTCGTCGGTCGGGAAGTGGATCTTCAGGTCCTTGACGTCAAGGAAGGTCACGAAAGCCTCACCCTCGGGTCGACCACGGCGTACAGCAGGTCGACGATCAGGCTCGCGGCCACCACGAAGCCGGCGGCGACGAGCACGACGCCCATGACCTGGGGCAGGTCCTGGTTCCTGATCGCCAGGATGGCGAACTGGCCGAGCCCGGGCAGAGTATAGGTGGTCTCGGTGAGGATGGCGCCACCGATGAGCAGGCCGAAGTCGATGCCGAACAGGGTCAGGATCGGCGTGAGCGCGGCGCGCAGGCCGTGCTTGACCACGACCTGGTTCTCGCGCAGGCCCTTGGCCCTGGCGGTGCGGATGTAGTCCTCGCTCATCGTCTCCAGCATGCCCGCGCGGGTCAGGCGCGCATAGGTGGCGGCGAACAGGAACGCCAGCGTGATCCACGGCAGCAGCAGGTTGTAGGCCCATTGCGCCGGGTTGACGGTGATGTCGGTCCAGGCGCCGCCGGGCGGTGTCCAGCCCAGGCCGTAGCTGAAGACGACCAGGGAGATCATGCCGGTGAAGAAGATGGGCAGCGACACGCCGGCCAGGGCGGTGCCCATGGAGATCCGGTCGAAGATGCTGCCCCTGCGCAGCGCCGACAGCACGCCCACGCTGACGCCGGCCAGCACCCACAGCAGCGCGGCGCCGAGGGCCAGGGAGAAGGT
The nucleotide sequence above comes from Nonomuraea gerenzanensis. Encoded proteins:
- a CDS encoding ABC transporter permease, coding for MVTYIIRRLIGAVAMLVVISMVTFGIFFVVPQWAGATPEALASRYVGRAATPETVHLVAERLGFYDPVVVQYGRFVKGLFAGAEYDYGAGVEQCPAPCFGYSFISGQPVWPDLVDRMPVTFSLALGAALLWVLAGVSVGVLSALRRGSIFDRISMGTALAGVSLPIFFTGMISLVVFSYGLGWTPPGGAWTDITVNPAQWAYNLLLPWITLAFLFAATYARLTRAGMLETMSEDYIRTARAKGLRENQVVVKHGLRAALTPILTLFGIDFGLLIGGAILTETTYTLPGLGQFAILAIRNQDLPQVMGVVLVAAGFVVAASLIVDLLYAVVDPRVRLS